The genomic window TACATCGGCAAGAACAAGTAACAGACGTTATGAATTCCTGCTCCTATATAGATAAACAACAGATAATACAAGAGCTTCCGTTGTTTAATAAACTTAATGGCAAAATAGACAATAAACGAACCTAAGCACTGCCTGATTTGTCCACTCTCCCCAATAAAAAACCCGGGAATGAACATAAACAGCATAAAGGTAAAGGGATAAAAAGTATTATCCTCAATATAATCTATTTTAAAAAATATTGTAAAGATGGCGATTACAAACGTAAGCATATAAAAAGGCGCATCGAAAACATTGAGCAAAATCTTATTGATCAATACAAACAACCATTCCAGCTCCACAGGTTGCGGTCCTTCCATATTGAGCGCTTTCATAAAAATACTCAGGTAATCTTTTGTCCCGGAATAGAAATAGATCCCTCGGTAACTTCCATAATCCGGTCCTACCTGATCTCTAAGTCCCGCTACAATCATAAGGTAAACACCCAAAATCCAAATCCATTTTTTGTCAACCCTCTTGGAAAACACTTCCTGAAAGCTGAAAATCATCATATAAATGATGGCAATGATATAATATGGGTGTAATATACTCATGAAGTGGTTTTATAGTTTTTGAACTCATGAGAAGCTACAACAAAGCCGGTCAAGAGTAACGGGATAAAAAGTCTGGTCTCCCAAAAAATTCCGACAAAAGCAATCATCAATAGATAAGGAGATGAAAAAAGAAGATATTTTTTTAAAACAATCTGTTGAGCTGAAGTACAAAGCGTAAACGCAAAATAAAACCCCAGAACCCCAAAACATAACCCCAGCAAATTAAAAGGACTTGTAAAATTATTCATCAGATAAACTCCTTCTGCAAAGGAAACATCCTGAGGAATAAAAAATTTCAATCCAAAATAAGGCAACACAAAAGCCATTACAAGAAGTACCACTTCCTTAGCATGGGCAAAATCTAACTTTCTTACATTCACAAAGAGTGCAGCAAAAAAGGCAATATTCAGACAAGCCGTTTCTCTCACGAAAGTTGAAACAAAAACTACGGCAAGCAACATTAAAAAATCACTGAACTTTTTATAATAAAAATATTTTAAGTTTAATAACACTCCGGAAAGATAGAAGAATAGCGCAATCATGTCACAATTAGTCGGTACATATTGTGTAATCACCATAAGAAAAACAGACACTAAATGAACAAGTCTTCTTATTTTAATATTCTGAAAAAAATTAACGGGTTTCAGCTTAAAAATGAAATGCAGAACAACAGAAGACAGAATAAAAAACAGGCTGTTAATCACAAAAGCACTATGATAAAACAGGCTTCCGTGCTTTAATAGAAAAGCTTTTAGCCCGGGAAAACCATTCATCATTCCGGTAAAAAATTCAGCAGCAAGAACAGTCAGATAATTAGGAACCACACGATAAGCATACACCGAAGAAAACATAAAATCCGGTGCTTTTTCCCACGCTTTCATATTCACATAAGAAGATTCAAAGCCATAATATGACATGAATAAAAGAAGAAACGGGAATATTATGACAAATAAGAAGTCATTTATTTTTTCATCAAATAGTTTCTGCATACAAAACAGTTCCTCACATTAGAATAATTTTGTTTCAAAAAGTCTCTTTACAAAGACATTATTTGCAAAAGTATAAGTTTTTTTCATTTGGGCTATAAATATTTTATTGATTTTCAAGTTAAACTTTATACCTAAAAATTTTGAACTCCCTTCTAAAAATTTAAATTTGCAAACTTGATTTTATAATGTAATGCATCGTTTTTTCCTATTTTTATATTATCTCATTTCAAAAAACAAGATGATTTCTGTACTTTTTGCGACAGGAATAGCTGTTTTATGTCTTTTCTTTGCTTCAAAAATTAATTTCGAGGAAGATATTAATCAGATAATACCCAAAAATGAAAAATCGGATCTTACGGCTAAAGTTTTAAAACAGCTCAACTTTTCAGATAAAATCATCGTCATTATCGAAAATAAGTCCAAGGAAGACAATTTTCAGCTCTCAGAAACAGCAGATACTTTTCTAACTAAAATAGAACCTTTACAAAAATACATCGGCTCGGTTCAGGGAAAAGTAAACGATAATGAAATTTCAGAAACCTTCGATTTCGTTAATCAGAACCTTCCTTTATTCTTAAATGAAAATGATTACAAAGAGATTGAAAGAAAACTTCAGAAAGACAGCATTGCCAAACAGGTTGAAAACAATTACATTTCTTTGGTTTCGCCCACAAGTTTAGTGACCAAGGAATTCATAAAAAAAGACCCGCTTGGAATTACTTTTCTGGGCATCAAAAAACTAAATGCTTTAAATATCAGTAAAGATTTTAAGCTTGAAGACAGCTATATCGTTACCAAAGACGGAAGAAATCTTCTTCTTTTTATCGACCCGAAAAACAAAAGCAATGACACAAAAAACAATGAGGTCTTTATTAATCAGCTGAACGAAATAAAAGACAACCTCAACAAACAATTTAAAGGAAAAACGGAAATCAGCTATTTCGGTTCTCCGGTAATTGCGGTTGCGAATGCTCAACAGATCAAAAAAGATATTCAAAATACAGTCATTATTTCGATGACCGTTCTTTTGCTTTTACTTATTTATTATTTCAGAAATGTTTTTACACCAATTATTGTTTTTCTTCCCACAGTTTTCTCCGTCTTATTAGCTTTATTGATTTTATACTTTATTAAAGATAAAATTTCCGCCATTTCTTTAAGTGTAGGAGCCATATTAATAGGAATCACGATCGATTATGCGCTTCATATTTTAACGCATTACAAACACAACAACAATATAGAAGAGCTTTACAAAGAAATTACCCAGCCTATTATTTTAAGCAGCGCAACGACGGCTGTTTCATTTTTGTGCTTGGTTTTTGTACGATCAGAAGCTTTAAAAGATTTGGGACTTTTTGCAGCCATTACAGTAATTCTGTCCTCAATTACAGCATTAATTATCGTTCCCCAATTGTATAAACCGAAAACCAAAGAAAAGGCAGTTAATACAAATTTCATCGATAAAATCGGGTCTTATCCATATGAAAAAAATAAACCTTTAATCATCGGATGCTCCGTTATTATTCTGGCTTGTCTTTTCGGATTCAGACATGTAGGGTTCAATGAAGATATTGGTGATCTCAATTATATTCCGAAAGATTTAAAATTGAGTGAAGCAAAGCTTCAGAAGCTTTCGGACATTACTTCAAAATCCATTTACACGATTTCTTATGGAAATTCTGAGGATGAAGCATTAACCAGAAACTCTCAACTGAGCCAATTTTTAGAAAAAGAAAAGAATGACGGAAAAATTCTCAGCTACAATTCTCTCGGAAATGTTGTTCTATCGGAAAAAGATCAACAGAAAAAAATAGAGGAATGGCACAAATTCTGGAATACCGACAGAAAAAACAGAACGATTTCAGAATTGGTCAATAACGGAAACAATTTTGGATTCAACAGTTCTGCATTTGACCAGTTCAATGAAAATTTAAACAAAAGTTATGCTACTTTAACCTTAAAAGACTACGAAAAAGTAAAAGCTTTACAGATTTCCGAGTTTTTAAGCAACGAGAACGGTTTTTACACGGTCTCGAATGTGGTAAAAGTTGATGAAAAGAAAAGAGATGCCTTCATCAAGGATGTTGAAAAAAATCACGATGCTTTGGCTATCGACCGTCAACAGATGAATGAAAACTTTTTAGGATTACTGAAACGAGATTTTAATACTTTGATCAATTATTCTTTACTGGCCATTATTTTAACGATCATTGTTTTCTTCCGAAATTTTGAATTGACTATATTAACGATGTTCCCGATTGTTTTGACGGGAGTTGTTACCGCAGGAATTCTTTACTTTTTAGGATTGGAATTAAATATTTTCAGCACTGTTGTCTGCACTTTAGTTTTCGGAGTCGGAGACGATTTCAGTATTTTCCTTACCCAGGCGATGCAGAAAGAGCACACAACAGGAAAAAACGAACTTCCGACGTACAGAACTTCTATCATCCTGGCTGTTTTTACCACCGTACTCTCTATAGGTTCTTTGATTTTTGCTAAACACCCTGCATTACATTCATTAGCTTTAGTTGCATTAATCGGGATGTTCTCCGTAATTATAATCACCTCAACACTGTATCCGTTTTGGTTCAGGCTATTAATTACCAACAGAGCAAAAAAAGGACTTTCACCGATTACATTCAGGCTGCTGATTAATTCTATTCTTTCCTTTTTATATTACGGATTGGGAGGATTATTTTTCTCAGCAATAGGAAGCATTTTTGCTAAAAAATCGAAAGGAAAAACGCTAGAGATCATCAAATTGGTCATGGCTAAATTTTTAATTTCCGTTTTATATACAAATCCGTTTGTAAAAAAGAGACTGATCAAAAATCCGAATGAAGATTTTAGCAAACCGGCCGTCATCATTGCGAATCACACTTCTTTTCTCGACACCCTTGCTTTGGCAATGGCTAATCATAAGATTATTTACCTGGTTAATGACTGGGTTTACAATTCTCCTATTTTTGGAAAGATGGTAAGAGCGCTGGGGTTCTACCCTGTTTCCCAAGGCATTGAAAATGGCATGGATCAATTGAAGGAAAAAGTAGCGCAGGGCTATTCTTTAGTAGTTTTCCCTGAAGCGGAACGTTCTTATACCAATGATGTAAAAAGATTTCACAAAGGAGCATTTTATATTGCAGAAGAATTTGAGCTAGATGTTGTTCCGGTTTACATCCACGGAAACTCAGAAGTACTCCCCAAAGGAGATTTCATTATTTATGATGGGGCGATTACTGTAAAAATCGGAGATCGAATCCATAAGGACAATCTGAATTTCGGGAAAGCCTATTCAGAAAGGACAAAAAAGATAAACGCTTATTTCAGAGATGAATTTTCAAAGCTTAGAAATGAACTGGAAAGTGAAAATTATTTTAAAAAGAAAATATTTTTAAGCTTCTTATATAAGGATACCGGAGTCGTAAAGGAGGTAAAGGATGACTTTAACCAAAACAAAACGGTCTATTTTGAACTGAACCAACACCTTGCAAAAGACGGAAACATTCTGCATATCGCCGATGATTACGGTCAAAAAGATATTTTACTTACATTGCAAGAAGCAAGCAGAAAGATATTCAGTTTTATTGCCAATCCGGAAAAACGTGAAATTGCCAGACATAATTATATTGTAAAACAGAGAAAAATCAAATACATTGACGGTTTTTCAGAAATCAATAAAGAAATTGATACCCTTCTCATCTCTACGAATTCTTTTGACCTCAGCAGTTTAAAAGAGCTTCCTTCAAAAATTATTTTTATCAATAAAGCAAATACCGCCTTTGAACATGCAGATTACATAGTAGAATCTGGTTCATCATTAATAAAAATATATAGACATACATAATATACCATTGAAAAACATATTTTTGTAAATAATAATAAATTCATGCAGAAGAATATACTCGTCATATATTATACTCAGACAGGCCAGCTCGAGGATATTGTAAAAAACATAGCCCGTCCTTTTGAAGACCGGAAAGACGACTATAATGTTACCTATTATAATATCAGAATGAAGAAGGACTTTCCTTTTCCATGGCCCAATGATGTATTTTTCAATACATTCCCTGAGTCTTATTTACAAATCCCAAGTGAAATTCTTCCACCATCCGAAGATGTGCTGAATAAAAAATATGACCTTATTATTTTCGGATATCAGGTTTGGTATTTAACGCCTTCCATCCCTATTATTTCATTCTTAAAAAGTGGCTATGCAGAACAGCTTCTGAAAGACACACCGGTCGTTACCGTTTCCGGAACAAGAAATATGTGGATGTTCTCTCAGGAAAAGCTGAAAGTCTATTTAAAAGATCTGCAAGCTAAACTGGTAGGAAACATTGCTTTGGTAGACAGACACGACAATTATACAAGCGTATTGACCGTGATTCGCTGGATGATCGGCGGACAAAAAGAAAAATCAGGGTTACTTCCTGCAGCCGGAGTTTCTAATGAAGAAATAAATGGTGCGGTGAAATATGGAAAAATTATTGAATCCCATTTCAGGAATAATAATTTTGAAGGGCTACAGCCTGATCTTGTAAAGAACGGAGCAATAGAAATAAGACCGTTTCTGGTACGCGTAGAAAAGGTGGGAAACAAAATATTCACCATTTGGTCAAACCTTATTATCAAGAAAAAAGAAAAACGACCGAGGCTGATCAAATTCTTTAAAGTATATTTGATGACAGCTATATGGGTTATTTCTCCTATAGTTTTGGTTTTACACTTACTGACGACACCCATTTTTTGGTTTAAAAGACAAAAAGAAAAAAAATATTTACAAGGAATTAATTTAAAATAGAATGAACGACGTATTTATAACAAAAGCATTTACATACTTACCCAATGAGCCGGTTTCTAATGATGAAATGGAAACGTATCTTGGTTATATAAACGACGCACCTTCCAAAGCAAAAGCCCTTATTTTAAGAAATAATAAAATCAAAACAAGATATTACGCTTTAGATAAAGAAGGTAACCCTACTCATACTAATGCACAGATTGCTGCAAAAGCTGTAGAAGGTCTTTTTGATGACAAATTCAAAAAAGAAGATATGGAGCTGCTTTCTGTAGGAACTTCTTCTCCCGATCAGATTCAGCCTTCACATGCATCAATGGTACATGGAGAGCTGAGCGTTAACAAATCTTTAGCCATCAACACAGCATCGGGACTTTGCAACTCAGGAATGAATGCCCTTAATTACGGATTCCTTTCTGTAAAGGCAGGAGTTCACAAAAATGCGGTTTGTGCAGGCTCTGAAAGAATGTCTGCCTGGATGACCGCAGACAAATTCAACCACGAAGCAGAAAACTTAATTTTATTGGAAGAAAGACCCATCATCGCTTTCAAAAGAGAATTTTTGAGATGGATGCTTTCTGACGGAGCCGGGGCTTTCTTATTGGAAAACAAACCAAGAGAAAACGAAACCAATTTAAAAGTAGAATGGATTGATTTCTATTCTTACGCTCATGAAATCGAAGCTTGTATGTATGCAGGAACAGAAAAACAGGAAGACGGAAGTTTAAAATCTTGGGCAGACTACCCTTCAGACGAATGGTTAAAGCAATCAATTTTTGCATTAAAGCAAGACACAAAAATTTTAGATAAATACATCTTGGTAAAAGGTGCCGAAAGCTTAAGAACGTCTTTTGACAAACACCAATTGGATCCGGAATCTATTGATCACGTTTTGGCACACATTTCATCAGGATATTTTAAAGAAGGCTTAAAAGACGAATTTGCAAAAGTAGGGCTGGATTTCCCTTGGGAAAAATGGTTTTACAACCTTTCTGAAGTAGGGAACATCGGAGCAGGTTCAATCTTTATTGCTGTGGAACAATTAATGAATTCAGGAAATCTGAAAAAAGGAGAAAAAGTACTTCTTTGTGTTCCTGAAAGTGGAAGATTTGCCTATTCTTGCGCTTTATTAACGGTTTGCTAATGGAAAATAAACTACCAACATCTGATCAGAATTTTGTGGAAAGCTTAATCCCGCAAAGATTCCCTTTTGTAATGGTAAACAGCATTGCAGAATATTCGGAAAATCATTTGATTTCTGGATTTCAAATCAAAGAGGAAAACATTTTTGTTCAGGATGGGATTTTTCAGGCTTCCGGGCTGGTAGAACATCAGGCTCAGAGTGTGGCTCTACATACCGGCTACAAGTTTTATCTGTTAGGAAAAGAAGCCCCTACAGGATATATTGGTGCTATTAAATCTTTTGAGACAAGCGCATTGCCAAAAATTGGAGATCAGCTGAAATCGGAAGTAACCATTCTTAATGAAATGATGGGGGTAACATTGGTAGATATTGTTACTAAACTTAACGACGAAATAATTGCTAAATCCCAAATGAAAACTGTTATAATGTAAATGACAATGGAAATCAAGGAAGAAAATATCATCAACATACATAATTTTCTGCCTCATCGCGAACCGATGCTAATGGCGGATTATATTTTGGAACTCACCAAAGAAAAGGTGATTACTTCCTTTGAAATAAAAGAAGACAACGTTTTTGTTCATAATAATGAATTCGTTGAAGCCGGCTTAATTGAAAATTTGGCACAGACCTGCTCATCGATTCTAGGACAAAGCTTCTTCGAAAATCCTGAAACAGATACAAAAGTGATTGGATTCATCACCAATATCAAGAAAATTGAAGTATTTGCCTTACCGAAAGTTGGGGATAAAATTATTTCAAAAGCATCATTGATATCTCAGTTTGAAAATATCTGTAATATTTTTTGTGAGACTTTCAGTAATGATGACATCTTGATAAGAGCTGAAATTAATTTGTTTATTCAAGAAGTAAAACACTGAGCCCATGAAAAAACAAGACCTTCCACAAGACGAAAGTAATCTGAAATCAGCAAACATGACTGAAGTCTTATATGTAACTGATGAGAACAACAACTACACGACTGCAAACAGCATTGGTTGGGACGTTAAAAAAGCGGCTTTGGATGAATCTTTAGCGTTGATTAACGAAAGAATTGAAGAGGCAAGACAAAACGTTGCCAACAATATCGTAAGTCCTATTATTTATTTCATGGAACTGAATAAAATGGATCTGCAGGTATTGGCAGCCTACGTCGGAATATGGCAATGGCGCGTAAAAAGACACGGAAAACCTAAAATATTTAAAACACTAAGCCAATCCGTACTGAAAAAATATGCCGATGCTTTCGGAATTTCAGTGGATGAATTAAAAAACTTCGACGGAAAATAATTTACCTTAAAGTAAACGTAAAGTTTGTCATTCTGAAGAACGAAGAATCTCTACAGTAATTAAGACAAAATTATTTCCCGAGATAAATAGATAAAAGCCCAAATGGAACTTAATTTTGAACATCACCAAACTGCACATTGCGAAAACGGTGTTGCCTCCAATTTATTATTAAACAAAGGATTAAAGCTCAGCGAACCTATGATTTTCGGAATAGGTTCAGGGTTGTTCTTTGTATACTTACCCTTTTTAAAAGTAAATTTTGCTCCGGGGTTTAGCTATCGTCCAATGCCGGGTGCAATTTTCAGCAAAGCGGCAAAAAGACTGGGAATTAAAATCAAAAGAGAAAAATTCTCCAACCCTGCCGAAGCACAAAAAGCCTTAGAACGAAATTTAAATCAAAATATACCGACAGGTTTACAGGTGGGAGTTTTTAACCTTACCTACTTTCCTGAAGAATATAAATTTCATTTCAACGCCCACAATTTGGTGGTGTATGGAAAAGAAGACGGAAAATTCCTGATCAGTGACCCTGTGATGGATTATACCACAACCCTTACCGAAGCCGAACTCGAAAAAGTAAGATATGCGAAAGGAGCACTTCCCCCGAAAGGACATATGTACTACCCTACTTACATTCCTGAAAAAGTAAACCTGGAAGAAGCCATCAAAAAAGGCATCAAAGACACTTGTAAGAATATGCTGGCTCCTGTTCCTTTAATTGGGGTAAAAGCCATGAGATGGGTGGCAAGAAGCATCCCTAAATGGGCAGCAAAAAAAGGTACGAAAGTAACGAATCACTATCTTGGCCAATTAATCAGAATGCAGGAAGAAATCGGAACCGGAGGTGGTGGCTTCAGATTTATTTATGGTGCATTTTTACAGGAAGCTGCAGTCATTCTTAAAAATGATCAGCTTAATGAGCTTTCTAAAGAAATTACCACGATCGGCGACCTTTGGAGAGATTTTGCAGTGGATATTGCAAGAGTTTACAAGAACAGAAACTCAAAAAGCGATATTTATAACC from Chryseobacterium camelliae includes these protein-coding regions:
- a CDS encoding EpsG family protein, which translates into the protein MSILHPYYIIAIIYMMIFSFQEVFSKRVDKKWIWILGVYLMIVAGLRDQVGPDYGSYRGIYFYSGTKDYLSIFMKALNMEGPQPVELEWLFVLINKILLNVFDAPFYMLTFVIAIFTIFFKIDYIEDNTFYPFTFMLFMFIPGFFIGESGQIRQCLGSFIVYFAIKFIKQRKLLYYLLFIYIGAGIHNVCYLFLPMYWLVRVPLNKTWMLILIIISVILSPFEVYRVFGDFLTSIASQSELVEGFNGYIDESVQRLNGGFGIPEVMMIILTFFLFFFDTEMKKKFPYYEYHRNYAVVGICFYFIFRNNPIFSSRLAGAFIGFSYIIIPNAMYVASENTKKTIYTFIIALVMFNFIVFSSFKNIVNGRFTIESYKNHLLP
- a CDS encoding MMPL family transporter, whose product is MISVLFATGIAVLCLFFASKINFEEDINQIIPKNEKSDLTAKVLKQLNFSDKIIVIIENKSKEDNFQLSETADTFLTKIEPLQKYIGSVQGKVNDNEISETFDFVNQNLPLFLNENDYKEIERKLQKDSIAKQVENNYISLVSPTSLVTKEFIKKDPLGITFLGIKKLNALNISKDFKLEDSYIVTKDGRNLLLFIDPKNKSNDTKNNEVFINQLNEIKDNLNKQFKGKTEISYFGSPVIAVANAQQIKKDIQNTVIISMTVLLLLLIYYFRNVFTPIIVFLPTVFSVLLALLILYFIKDKISAISLSVGAILIGITIDYALHILTHYKHNNNIEELYKEITQPIILSSATTAVSFLCLVFVRSEALKDLGLFAAITVILSSITALIIVPQLYKPKTKEKAVNTNFIDKIGSYPYEKNKPLIIGCSVIILACLFGFRHVGFNEDIGDLNYIPKDLKLSEAKLQKLSDITSKSIYTISYGNSEDEALTRNSQLSQFLEKEKNDGKILSYNSLGNVVLSEKDQQKKIEEWHKFWNTDRKNRTISELVNNGNNFGFNSSAFDQFNENLNKSYATLTLKDYEKVKALQISEFLSNENGFYTVSNVVKVDEKKRDAFIKDVEKNHDALAIDRQQMNENFLGLLKRDFNTLINYSLLAIILTIIVFFRNFELTILTMFPIVLTGVVTAGILYFLGLELNIFSTVVCTLVFGVGDDFSIFLTQAMQKEHTTGKNELPTYRTSIILAVFTTVLSIGSLIFAKHPALHSLALVALIGMFSVIIITSTLYPFWFRLLITNRAKKGLSPITFRLLINSILSFLYYGLGGLFFSAIGSIFAKKSKGKTLEIIKLVMAKFLISVLYTNPFVKKRLIKNPNEDFSKPAVIIANHTSFLDTLALAMANHKIIYLVNDWVYNSPIFGKMVRALGFYPVSQGIENGMDQLKEKVAQGYSLVVFPEAERSYTNDVKRFHKGAFYIAEEFELDVVPVYIHGNSEVLPKGDFIIYDGAITVKIGDRIHKDNLNFGKAYSERTKKINAYFRDEFSKLRNELESENYFKKKIFLSFLYKDTGVVKEVKDDFNQNKTVYFELNQHLAKDGNILHIADDYGQKDILLTLQEASRKIFSFIANPEKREIARHNYIVKQRKIKYIDGFSEINKEIDTLLISTNSFDLSSLKELPSKIIFINKANTAFEHADYIVESGSSLIKIYRHT
- a CDS encoding dialkylrecorsinol condensing enzyme DarA; protein product: MQKNILVIYYTQTGQLEDIVKNIARPFEDRKDDYNVTYYNIRMKKDFPFPWPNDVFFNTFPESYLQIPSEILPPSEDVLNKKYDLIIFGYQVWYLTPSIPIISFLKSGYAEQLLKDTPVVTVSGTRNMWMFSQEKLKVYLKDLQAKLVGNIALVDRHDNYTSVLTVIRWMIGGQKEKSGLLPAAGVSNEEINGAVKYGKIIESHFRNNNFEGLQPDLVKNGAIEIRPFLVRVEKVGNKIFTIWSNLIIKKKEKRPRLIKFFKVYLMTAIWVISPIVLVLHLLTTPIFWFKRQKEKKYLQGINLK
- a CDS encoding beta-ketoacyl-ACP synthase III, producing the protein MNDVFITKAFTYLPNEPVSNDEMETYLGYINDAPSKAKALILRNNKIKTRYYALDKEGNPTHTNAQIAAKAVEGLFDDKFKKEDMELLSVGTSSPDQIQPSHASMVHGELSVNKSLAINTASGLCNSGMNALNYGFLSVKAGVHKNAVCAGSERMSAWMTADKFNHEAENLILLEERPIIAFKREFLRWMLSDGAGAFLLENKPRENETNLKVEWIDFYSYAHEIEACMYAGTEKQEDGSLKSWADYPSDEWLKQSIFALKQDTKILDKYILVKGAESLRTSFDKHQLDPESIDHVLAHISSGYFKEGLKDEFAKVGLDFPWEKWFYNLSEVGNIGAGSIFIAVEQLMNSGNLKKGEKVLLCVPESGRFAYSCALLTVC
- a CDS encoding ABC transporter permease encodes the protein MEIKEENIINIHNFLPHREPMLMADYILELTKEKVITSFEIKEDNVFVHNNEFVEAGLIENLAQTCSSILGQSFFENPETDTKVIGFITNIKKIEVFALPKVGDKIISKASLISQFENICNIFCETFSNDDILIRAEINLFIQEVKH
- a CDS encoding BtrH N-terminal domain-containing protein; its protein translation is MELNFEHHQTAHCENGVASNLLLNKGLKLSEPMIFGIGSGLFFVYLPFLKVNFAPGFSYRPMPGAIFSKAAKRLGIKIKREKFSNPAEAQKALERNLNQNIPTGLQVGVFNLTYFPEEYKFHFNAHNLVVYGKEDGKFLISDPVMDYTTTLTEAELEKVRYAKGALPPKGHMYYPTYIPEKVNLEEAIKKGIKDTCKNMLAPVPLIGVKAMRWVARSIPKWAAKKGTKVTNHYLGQLIRMQEEIGTGGGGFRFIYGAFLQEAAVILKNDQLNELSKEITTIGDLWRDFAVDIARVYKNRNSKSDIYNQLSKTMLHIADLEEAFYKKLRKAI